In Chryseobacterium geocarposphaerae, the following are encoded in one genomic region:
- the lepB gene encoding signal peptidase I produces MNYFLTYTVYVLILSVLMGISTWKLFKKMGYSPLFAFIPFYNYFIILKETKHPKWWAVLSYLPIVGPIMMSVFHIYLMKKFGKTLFQHQLLTVILPFIYMASVNYSKDAEVEDESTNDLFLTDEEKNTKKKDTFVGSITFAVVFATIIHVFVTQPFGIPTGSMERTLLVGDFLFVNKWSYGYRLPMRPVAIPFLQGTIMDTGEKGNPKDDPKSYVDAVKLPYERILQFNKPQRNDIVVFNYPQDSVHTAIDRKDPYVKRCVAVAGDTFEMRAGRLFVNGKPEKILGDQEEQHSFIIETGSEIDIKDLFKRLEYISIVQVDSESPYFQDKIVKYKINPKNTVYVMQLTDKRLQAIKSLPQVISVHEDILDKGYAAVAYRDAMRTKIDTTQSIYPINKPWNQDWYGPLKIPKKGDVVTINQESLPMYQWIISEYEHNSLENKNGKIFINGKQTNQYTIKQDYYMMVGDNRDASLDARFFGVVPEENIVGKPMFTWMSIEGAFNDSGASFQADGWRIRWDRMFKATNTGEANKTSYWWIAAMILILFFGWEYFVKLFRKDKKEENL; encoded by the coding sequence ATGAATTATTTTTTAACGTACACAGTTTATGTTCTCATCTTATCTGTATTGATGGGGATTTCCACATGGAAACTGTTTAAGAAAATGGGATATAGTCCGCTATTTGCTTTTATCCCTTTCTATAATTATTTCATTATTTTAAAAGAAACAAAACATCCGAAATGGTGGGCGGTTTTATCCTATTTACCAATTGTAGGGCCTATTATGATGTCTGTTTTTCACATTTATTTAATGAAGAAATTTGGAAAAACCCTTTTCCAGCATCAGCTTCTTACCGTTATTCTTCCGTTCATTTATATGGCAAGTGTCAACTATTCTAAAGATGCGGAAGTAGAAGATGAAAGTACAAATGACCTATTCTTAACAGACGAAGAAAAAAATACGAAGAAAAAAGACACTTTTGTAGGGTCTATTACTTTTGCAGTAGTTTTCGCTACCATTATCCATGTTTTTGTTACCCAGCCATTCGGAATTCCTACGGGATCTATGGAAAGAACACTTTTAGTAGGTGACTTCCTTTTCGTAAACAAATGGAGCTATGGATACAGGCTTCCGATGCGTCCGGTTGCGATCCCTTTCTTACAGGGAACCATTATGGACACAGGAGAAAAAGGAAACCCTAAAGATGATCCAAAATCTTATGTGGATGCAGTAAAGCTTCCTTATGAGAGAATTTTACAATTTAATAAACCTCAGAGAAACGATATTGTTGTTTTCAACTATCCTCAGGATTCTGTACATACTGCTATTGATAGAAAAGATCCGTATGTAAAAAGATGTGTAGCTGTCGCAGGTGACACTTTTGAGATGAGAGCAGGAAGACTTTTTGTAAATGGAAAGCCAGAAAAGATTCTTGGAGACCAGGAAGAACAGCATTCATTTATTATAGAGACGGGTAGTGAAATTGATATTAAAGACCTGTTTAAAAGGTTGGAATATATATCAATTGTTCAAGTTGATAGTGAATCTCCATATTTTCAGGATAAAATTGTAAAATACAAAATAAATCCTAAGAATACAGTTTATGTAATGCAATTAACTGATAAAAGATTGCAGGCAATCAAATCTCTTCCTCAAGTTATTTCAGTTCATGAAGATATATTAGATAAAGGGTATGCAGCTGTTGCTTATAGAGATGCAATGAGAACGAAAATAGATACGACTCAATCTATTTATCCTATTAATAAGCCTTGGAATCAGGATTGGTATGGACCGCTTAAAATTCCTAAAAAAGGAGATGTTGTTACAATCAATCAAGAATCTCTTCCAATGTATCAGTGGATTATTTCCGAATATGAACATAACAGCCTTGAAAATAAAAATGGTAAAATTTTTATTAATGGAAAACAAACTAATCAATATACCATCAAACAGGATTATTATATGATGGTTGGGGATAATAGAGATGCATCCCTAGATGCTAGGTTTTTTGGTGTTGTTCCTGAAGAAAATATTGTTGGAAAACCTATGTTTACGTGGATGAGTATTGAAGGTGCATTTAATGATTCTGGTGCTTCTTTTCAAGCTGATGGGTGGAGAATCCGTTGGGACAGAATGTTTAAAGCAACCAATACAGGAGAGGCCAATAAAACTTCATATTGGTGGATTGCAGCAATGATTCTTATCCTGTTCTTCGGTTGGGAATACTTTGTAAAACTTTTCAGAAAGGATAAAAAAGAAGAAAATTTATAA
- a CDS encoding OmpA family protein, translated as MKFTKTYIGALFLSSALLLTSCEAVQNSNHQQRGTAVGAASGAIIGGILGNNVGKGKNAALGAVLGGVIGGVAGNVIGSKMDKQAREIKETLPGAEVERVGDGIKITLNESIVNFDFDSSNLKPASITNLDKLAQVLINNPDTNINIYGHTDSKGADDYNMRLSERRANAVKAYLSSKGIASSRLFALGEGESMPVASNDTEEGRAKNRRVEFAITANEKMINDAQQGQ; from the coding sequence ATGAAATTTACAAAAACATATATCGGAGCTCTTTTTTTATCATCAGCTTTGTTACTAACAAGCTGTGAGGCTGTACAAAATTCTAATCACCAGCAAAGAGGTACTGCAGTAGGGGCTGCATCCGGAGCAATTATTGGAGGTATTTTAGGAAATAATGTCGGAAAAGGTAAAAATGCGGCATTAGGAGCGGTTTTAGGAGGAGTGATTGGTGGTGTTGCCGGTAACGTGATCGGTAGTAAAATGGACAAACAAGCCAGAGAAATTAAAGAAACTTTACCTGGAGCTGAAGTAGAAAGAGTAGGAGACGGTATCAAAATTACATTGAACGAAAGTATTGTAAACTTTGATTTTGATTCTTCTAACCTAAAACCGGCATCCATTACTAATTTGGATAAACTTGCTCAGGTATTGATCAACAATCCTGATACCAATATTAATATCTATGGTCATACAGATAGTAAAGGTGCTGATGACTATAATATGAGACTTTCTGAAAGAAGAGCTAATGCTGTAAAAGCATATTTATCTAGTAAAGGCATCGCTTCCAGCAGACTATTTGCCTTAGGCGAAGGTGAAAGTATGCCGGTTGCATCTAACGATACCGAAGAGGGTAGAGCTAAAAACCGTAGAGTGGAATTTGCAATTACTGCAAATGAGAAAATGATCAACGATGCTCAACAAGGGC
- a CDS encoding WbqC family protein, whose translation MNMTNVLLPVFYLPPISWFSVLLNPENEIVFEQFENFPKQTYRNRANIFGANGKLSLIIPINHNGKRELKDIEISYREDWRALHWKSIKTAYQSSPYFEFYEDKLKKIFDLKEKNLLDFNLKALEIVQQILKTEKAYSLNTEYIKNSEEINLREKFSAKQPSAFEMDEYYQTFSDKLGFIQDLSILDLICNKGPESLTYIRNIKQSY comes from the coding sequence ATGAATATGACGAATGTATTATTACCGGTATTTTATTTACCACCCATTTCCTGGTTTTCAGTATTGTTAAATCCTGAAAATGAAATCGTATTTGAACAGTTTGAGAATTTTCCCAAGCAGACCTATAGAAACAGAGCGAATATTTTCGGAGCAAACGGAAAATTGTCTTTAATTATCCCGATCAATCATAACGGAAAAAGGGAATTGAAAGATATTGAAATCTCTTACAGGGAAGATTGGAGAGCCCTTCATTGGAAATCTATTAAAACAGCTTATCAGAGTTCTCCTTATTTCGAATTTTATGAAGATAAACTAAAGAAAATATTTGATCTGAAAGAAAAGAACCTTTTAGATTTCAATTTAAAAGCCCTGGAGATTGTGCAACAGATCCTAAAAACAGAAAAGGCATATTCTTTGAATACAGAGTATATCAAAAATTCTGAAGAGATCAATTTAAGAGAAAAATTTTCAGCAAAACAACCTTCAGCATTTGAAATGGATGAATATTATCAGACGTTCTCAGATAAGCTGGGTTTTATACAGGATTTGTCAATTTTAGACCTTATCTGTAACAAAGGGCCTGAATCTTTGACTTATATAAGAAATATTAAACAATCATACTAA
- a CDS encoding S8 family serine peptidase, with protein sequence MKKILLAAVFLTGFSFTYAQEAKGNVDPKEDKDLMTWYHKDFSSAKVYGVNTENAYKYLESKGLKPKTVVVGVLDSGVQVDHPGLVKNIWSNPNEVPNNGKDDDGNGYIDDVHGWNFIGGKNGDIDIDNMEVTRVVAKYKPIFEGDDSAKNKANQAKMPEDFEMYMKAKDLFSKKSLEAKQGFQTYTMINEAIPSMVKLLGGKNVTPENVAAIKTTDQKEAMILQVLKQVAASPEFQGKTPAEFEKIMKDQMKEALDYFGPQAKQYDLSYDPRKEIVGDNYDDYSEKNYGNNHYEGPDAMHGTHVAGIIAGLSQGKEIQYGVASKVAKIMSVRTVPNGDERDKDVANAIRYAVDNGAKILNMSFGKPVSPGKTVVWDAFKYAQDKGVLLVKAAGNENEDVAEHLAYPTNFKNVTDEKPFVNNVIVVGASTNKNDALRAGFSNYNKKMVNVFAPGDEIYSTVPHNEYKYLQGTSMASPVVAGAAAVLLAYMPTLTPAQIIESLVKSSNPNTTEGFADFSQAGGVIDVKKAAEYAYTHFYNGKSGDVKKATKSVKKAVKK encoded by the coding sequence ATGAAAAAGATATTATTAGCTGCTGTTTTTTTAACAGGTTTTAGTTTTACTTACGCTCAGGAGGCTAAAGGTAATGTTGATCCAAAAGAAGATAAAGATTTGATGACTTGGTATCATAAAGATTTTTCTTCTGCCAAAGTATATGGAGTAAACACAGAGAATGCTTACAAATATTTAGAATCTAAAGGATTAAAACCTAAAACGGTTGTTGTAGGGGTTTTAGACAGTGGAGTACAGGTGGATCATCCGGGGTTGGTAAAAAACATCTGGTCTAATCCTAATGAAGTTCCCAATAACGGAAAAGATGATGACGGAAACGGATATATTGATGATGTTCACGGATGGAACTTTATCGGTGGGAAAAATGGCGATATTGATATCGACAATATGGAAGTGACGAGAGTGGTTGCGAAATACAAGCCGATCTTCGAAGGTGATGATTCTGCTAAAAACAAAGCGAATCAAGCTAAAATGCCTGAAGATTTTGAAATGTATATGAAGGCTAAAGATCTTTTCTCTAAAAAAAGTCTTGAAGCAAAGCAAGGTTTCCAGACGTATACAATGATTAACGAAGCCATTCCTTCAATGGTAAAATTGTTGGGAGGAAAAAACGTTACTCCGGAAAATGTTGCGGCTATTAAAACAACTGATCAGAAAGAGGCTATGATTCTTCAGGTATTGAAGCAAGTAGCTGCAAGTCCTGAATTCCAAGGGAAAACTCCAGCTGAATTCGAAAAAATAATGAAAGATCAGATGAAAGAAGCTCTTGATTATTTTGGTCCTCAGGCAAAACAATACGATTTATCTTATGATCCCAGAAAAGAAATCGTAGGAGATAATTACGATGACTATTCTGAGAAAAATTACGGAAATAATCATTATGAAGGTCCGGATGCAATGCACGGAACTCACGTTGCAGGTATTATCGCAGGTTTGTCTCAAGGAAAAGAAATCCAGTATGGGGTAGCTTCAAAAGTAGCTAAAATCATGTCGGTGAGAACCGTTCCAAATGGAGATGAAAGAGATAAAGATGTGGCAAATGCTATCAGATATGCGGTTGATAACGGTGCTAAAATTTTAAACATGAGCTTTGGAAAGCCAGTTTCTCCGGGCAAAACTGTAGTTTGGGATGCTTTTAAATATGCTCAGGATAAAGGAGTTCTTTTAGTAAAAGCTGCAGGTAACGAAAATGAAGACGTTGCTGAACATCTAGCATATCCTACCAATTTTAAAAATGTTACCGATGAAAAACCATTTGTAAATAATGTAATTGTAGTAGGAGCAAGTACCAATAAAAATGATGCTTTAAGAGCTGGTTTCTCTAACTACAACAAAAAAATGGTAAACGTTTTTGCTCCGGGTGACGAGATTTATTCTACAGTACCTCACAATGAGTACAAATACTTACAGGGAACTTCAATGGCTTCTCCTGTTGTAGCAGGTGCAGCAGCTGTTTTACTGGCATATATGCCAACTCTTACTCCGGCTCAGATTATTGAATCTCTAGTTAAATCCAGTAATCCTAACACAACAGAAGGATTTGCAGATTTTTCTCAGGCAGGCGGTGTTATTGATGTGAAAAAAGCAGCAGAGTATGCTTACACTCATTTTTACAACGGTAAATCTGGTGATGTAAAAAAGGCTACGAAATCCGTAAAAAAGGCTGTTAAAAAATAA
- a CDS encoding DUF5683 domain-containing protein — protein MKKIFFTFFLCLFAVAYSQVIPNDTIKVDSVVSEEKPVAQPKKLLKSESKIVEDLEKANGPTRKTMKLNPTRAGLYSAVLPGLGQFYNKKYWKIPIVWGAVGTGVGIAIWNDNQYKKYRGYYLDKLNGRPNEFLADKPFLDKTALANSQDRAKRQRDYAIAISGLIYILNIVDAVVDSHLYESRHDPDLSFTPAVIQDQYGITPPKTGLSLSYRF, from the coding sequence ATGAAGAAAATATTTTTCACATTTTTTCTGTGTCTGTTTGCAGTGGCTTACTCACAAGTAATACCTAATGATACCATTAAGGTGGATTCTGTTGTGAGTGAAGAAAAACCAGTAGCACAGCCTAAAAAACTTCTTAAATCTGAATCCAAAATTGTAGAAGATTTGGAGAAAGCAAACGGGCCTACCAGAAAAACAATGAAGCTAAATCCTACCAGAGCAGGTCTATATTCAGCTGTGTTACCCGGATTAGGCCAGTTTTATAATAAAAAATACTGGAAAATTCCAATCGTGTGGGGAGCTGTAGGAACCGGAGTTGGGATCGCGATCTGGAATGACAATCAGTATAAAAAATACCGGGGATATTATCTGGATAAATTGAATGGAAGACCCAATGAGTTTCTAGCCGATAAACCTTTCCTGGATAAAACTGCTTTAGCAAATTCACAAGATAGGGCAAAAAGGCAAAGAGATTACGCTATCGCCATTTCAGGATTGATTTATATTCTGAATATTGTAGATGCTGTGGTAGACTCTCACCTTTATGAAAGCCGTCATGATCCGGATCTTTCTTTCACGCCCGCAGTCATTCAGGACCAATATGGAATTACCCCTCCAAAAACGGGGCTGAGTTTAAGTTATAGATTTTAA
- a CDS encoding ParB/RepB/Spo0J family partition protein translates to MKDKKRAMGRGLGAILSAESKATINSATDAGADKFVGNIVEVSLEDIYPNPTQPRTYFDEKALNELAQSIKNLGVIQPVTLRKDGERFEIISGERRFRASKIAGLTSIPAYIRLVNDQELLEMALVENIQREDLDAIEIALTYHRLLEEIGLTQENLSQRVGKDRSTITNSIRLLRLSPDIQNAIRSGEISAGHGRAIISLESEEHQQILFDLIIKEKLNVRQAEQAATALKNPKSPAAKRAKTELSNNYKRVQKTISDILDVKVEIKTSGNGKKGKIVLDFKNEDELEYILSHIK, encoded by the coding sequence ATGAAGGATAAAAAAAGAGCGATGGGACGCGGTTTAGGTGCTATTCTTAGTGCTGAATCCAAAGCGACAATTAACTCTGCTACCGATGCGGGAGCAGATAAATTTGTGGGGAATATTGTAGAAGTATCCCTAGAAGATATTTATCCGAACCCGACCCAGCCAAGAACTTATTTTGACGAAAAAGCCTTAAATGAACTTGCTCAGTCTATTAAGAATTTAGGAGTTATTCAGCCTGTTACTTTAAGAAAAGACGGAGAAAGATTCGAAATTATCTCAGGGGAAAGACGTTTCAGAGCGAGTAAAATTGCCGGTCTTACCAGTATTCCTGCTTATATTCGTCTGGTGAATGATCAGGAGCTTCTGGAAATGGCTCTTGTTGAAAATATTCAGAGAGAGGATCTGGATGCCATTGAAATTGCGCTTACTTATCACAGGCTTTTAGAAGAAATTGGTTTAACCCAGGAAAATCTTAGCCAGAGAGTAGGGAAAGACAGAAGTACCATTACTAACTCAATAAGATTGTTAAGATTAAGTCCGGATATTCAGAACGCAATAAGAAGCGGAGAGATTTCAGCTGGACACGGTAGAGCTATTATCAGTTTGGAAAGTGAAGAACATCAGCAGATCTTATTTGATTTAATTATCAAAGAAAAGTTGAATGTTCGTCAGGCTGAACAGGCGGCTACAGCGCTGAAAAATCCGAAATCACCTGCTGCCAAAAGAGCAAAAACAGAACTTTCCAATAATTATAAAAGAGTTCAAAAAACAATATCTGATATATTAGATGTAAAAGTGGAGATTAAAACCTCAGGAAATGGTAAAAAAGGTAAAATTGTTCTGGATTTCAAAAATGAAGACGAACTGGAATATATTTTATCCCATATAAAATAA
- the dapB gene encoding 4-hydroxy-tetrahydrodipicolinate reductase — protein sequence MRIALVGYGKMGKIIDEIAQKRGHEVVARLKETPTAENLNHPDVVIEFSLPEVAFDNVKACLENNIPVICGTTGWLEKRVEIEKIAVENNTAFLYGSNFSLGVNLFFALNEKLADLMKNVVEYSCQLEEIHHIHKKDAPSGTAISIAEGIFKHNKKFDAWKLDETKDNQLGIFAIREDEVPGTHSVFYRSEVDEIEIKHTAFNRNGFALGAVVAAEWIKDKKGNFEMKDVLGL from the coding sequence ATGAGAATAGCATTAGTTGGATATGGTAAAATGGGTAAAATCATCGATGAGATTGCTCAGAAAAGAGGTCATGAAGTTGTTGCCCGCCTAAAAGAAACTCCAACTGCTGAAAATCTTAATCATCCCGATGTTGTTATAGAATTTTCGCTTCCCGAAGTGGCATTTGATAATGTAAAAGCATGTCTTGAAAATAATATTCCAGTAATATGCGGTACAACAGGATGGCTGGAAAAAAGAGTTGAGATCGAAAAAATTGCTGTTGAAAATAATACGGCTTTTTTATACGGATCCAATTTTAGTTTGGGAGTAAATTTATTTTTTGCTTTAAACGAAAAACTGGCAGACTTAATGAAAAATGTAGTTGAGTATTCTTGCCAACTGGAAGAGATTCACCATATTCATAAAAAAGATGCACCAAGCGGAACGGCGATTTCGATTGCTGAAGGTATTTTCAAACACAATAAAAAGTTTGATGCCTGGAAATTGGATGAAACGAAGGATAATCAGTTAGGTATTTTTGCCATTCGTGAAGATGAGGTTCCCGGAACTCACAGCGTTTTTTACAGAAGCGAAGTAGATGAAATTGAGATCAAGCATACTGCTTTCAACAGAAACGGTTTTGCGTTGGGAGCTGTAGTCGCTGCGGAATGGATTAAAGATAAAAAAGGAAATTTTGAAATGAAAGACGTTTTAGGTCTTTAA
- a CDS encoding energy transducer TonB, translated as MKHLHQNQEFRFNEVLFEHRNKEYGAYVLRNESDRILTKALFVGVSLLAAVSITPFVINAFKSSGPIEKIPTSGPFIITDVYEQPDTPPVKVEPVKPTTPPNVKTYDSRVAEPKRDAVESEKKKIPDDAVAGLSTNLKADPAPINTYVPPTTIPTSGTGPVAPYIKPEAPKVDKNKIETELSAEANFSGGIESFRNKVMNNFDGSGFESDGIMRTTITFIVEIDGTISGIKASGANADFNNEAIRTIKAISAKGKWTPGKNKQGESVRSAFKFPISMKFDN; from the coding sequence ATGAAACACCTACACCAAAATCAAGAATTTCGTTTTAATGAAGTTTTATTTGAGCACCGTAATAAGGAGTACGGCGCCTATGTTTTAAGAAATGAATCAGACAGAATATTAACAAAAGCACTTTTTGTAGGTGTGAGTTTATTGGCTGCAGTTTCTATTACGCCATTTGTGATTAATGCATTTAAATCGTCTGGTCCTATTGAAAAAATACCTACTTCAGGACCCTTCATTATTACAGATGTGTATGAGCAACCAGATACACCACCAGTGAAAGTTGAACCTGTGAAGCCGACCACTCCTCCGAATGTGAAAACTTACGATTCAAGAGTTGCTGAGCCTAAAAGGGATGCAGTTGAAAGTGAGAAAAAGAAAATCCCGGATGATGCAGTGGCAGGATTGAGTACTAATTTAAAAGCGGATCCTGCCCCAATAAATACATATGTTCCTCCAACGACTATCCCTACTAGTGGTACTGGTCCTGTAGCTCCATATATAAAACCAGAAGCTCCTAAAGTTGATAAAAATAAAATAGAAACAGAGCTAAGTGCAGAAGCTAATTTTAGTGGGGGAATAGAGTCTTTCAGAAATAAAGTAATGAATAACTTTGACGGTTCAGGTTTCGAATCCGATGGTATCATGAGAACAACAATTACTTTTATTGTAGAAATTGACGGAACCATTTCAGGAATTAAAGCAAGTGGTGCCAATGCTGATTTTAACAATGAAGCCATTAGAACCATAAAAGCTATTTCAGCAAAAGGAAAATGGACCCCAGGAAAAAATAAACAGGGGGAATCCGTAAGAAGTGCTTTCAAATTTCCGATATCTATGAAGTTTGATAATTAA
- a CDS encoding ParA family protein: MAKIIGIANQKGGVGKTTTAVNLAAALGVLEKKILIIDADPQANATSGLGVDDVQYSTYNLLEHSVDTRSCIKQTATPNLDIVPSHIDLVAAEIELVDKDNREYMLKKALESVRNDYDYIIIDCAPSLGLITVNALTAADSVIIPIQCEYFALEGLGKLLNTIKNVQKIHNKDLDIEGLLLTMYDSRLRLSNQVVEEVNSHFPEMVFETIISRNVRLSEAPSFGESILNYDAESKGAVQYIQLAEEVLLKNEKLVKN; encoded by the coding sequence ATGGCAAAAATCATAGGTATCGCTAATCAAAAAGGAGGTGTTGGAAAGACTACAACCGCAGTGAATTTAGCAGCAGCATTAGGGGTATTGGAAAAGAAAATATTAATTATTGACGCTGATCCTCAGGCGAATGCTACCTCAGGTTTAGGAGTTGATGATGTTCAGTATTCTACTTACAACTTATTGGAGCATAGTGTGGATACAAGAAGCTGTATCAAGCAGACGGCAACTCCGAATCTTGATATTGTACCCTCCCATATCGACCTGGTAGCAGCTGAAATTGAGCTGGTAGACAAAGACAACCGTGAGTATATGCTGAAAAAAGCATTAGAAAGCGTAAGAAATGACTACGATTACATCATTATCGATTGCGCTCCGAGTTTAGGTCTTATTACCGTGAATGCTCTTACCGCTGCAGATTCTGTAATCATCCCGATTCAGTGTGAGTATTTTGCATTGGAAGGTTTAGGGAAATTATTGAACACCATTAAAAATGTTCAGAAAATTCATAATAAAGATTTAGATATCGAAGGCCTTCTTTTGACGATGTACGACAGCAGATTGAGACTGTCTAACCAAGTGGTGGAAGAAGTAAACTCACATTTCCCTGAAATGGTATTTGAAACTATCATCAGCAGAAACGTAAGATTAAGCGAGGCACCGAGTTTCGGAGAGAGTATCTTAAACTACGATGCAGAAAGTAAAGGAGCTGTTCAGTACATTCAGCTGGCGGAAGAAGTTTTACTGAAGAACGAAAAATTAGTAAAGAATTAA